A stretch of DNA from Oryza brachyantha chromosome 9, ObraRS2, whole genome shotgun sequence:
TCGGCAGGATGGTGGCGTCCGTCGAGCGGCTCCGGGAGCTGGTCATCTACTGCCCCTTCTCCATGGCCCGCCTGCCCGAGTGGCTATCGCTGCGCAGCGCCTCGCTCAGGGTGCTCGAGCTGCGgatggacgccgccgccgctgataaggcggaggacggcggctaCCTGGACTGCATTGGCCTGGCCAGGGGCCTGGAGGAACTCAGGCTCTGGGGGGTCTCGCtcacggccgcgccggcgtggGGGCGACTAGACCGGCTCCGCGTGCTGGAGATTGTCGGCGCCCCGCTAGAGGACAGCGCTGTGAAAGACGCCATCGCCGCGTGCCCCAACCTCACCGACCTGTCGCTGCTTGGTTGCGACTGCTCGGGCGCTGTATCCATCGAACTCCCGCTGCTCGAGCGATGCCGGCTTGACTTCCTCGGCTCCGGTAACTGCTCTCTCTCGCTAGTCGCTCCCCGCGTCGAGTCACTCGAGGTCCAGGGCTTCACCTGGATTACTCTGCGCGGTGACCAtagcctccgccgcctctcaATCGCCAAAAGCACCGGTATGCAACACACTCCGAATTGTTCGTCACGCTGACATGTTGCTGCGAGTTACTACTACTTAGGGTTGTGTTCATGTGATGTGCTGTTTTCTGACGAAATGTTGCAGGGAGGGTGTACAAGGTGGACACTGGGAAGCTCCCAGATCTGGAGCACCTCTCGCTGCGCGGCGTCCAATGGAGCTGGGCTGCAGTAAACTCTGTGCTGCAGTGTGCGAGGGATGTGAAGCACCTAGTGATGAAAATCGAGTTCTGTGGCGACTTTGATGCGCTCCAGCCATTCCCGGAGGTTGATCTGGTTGATTTCTTTAACAGCCACCCGAATCTCCGCAAGTTTGATATTCATGGTGCCATGTTTGCTGCCCTGTGCCAGAAAAACAGCTTGAAAAGTGTGAGTGCTTGGTTTGCATGTTGCAGCATAGCATTGAACTTTGGATTGTTATATAAGGCATTGATAAATGATATAGATGACTAATATATGAGAATTGTGAATGCAGTTAGACGCAAGGTTCTGCATCCCTTGCTTGGAAGAGGTTCTGATCACAGTGCGCTCACCACTAAATGCTGAGCAGAAGCTGAACACTCTCGAGTCGCTTGTGAAGTATAGCGTGAGGCTGCGCACTATGGTCATCAGAATCTCGCAGATGAAGAATTGCCATGATGCGGCTGATGATTTCTTTGAGGAGATATGTAAGTTCAAATACATGAACAACAAGAAAGTACGGGTTGAATAAAGCAGGATGCtgcgtgatttttttttcatcaaattgATTTGGGTaagaactatttttttcatttcattttattttcatttgaataGAGGATGTATGCCAGTCCTTGAGTAACTATGAAGTTGTGTACTTGTTGTTTACCTGGTTGAGTTTAAATGCTGGAGTTTGTTGTAGAACAATTTTGATTCATGTGCTTGGAATTTTGAAAACTgtctttttaatctctattCTCTTAGCGTACATTTGTCTAGTGGCATACTGCATGTCTATTCTGTACATCTGTAGGTGAACCATCGCAAACTAAACATGCTACTCCTACATTCTAGAGGATGCCTTAGCTTCACTATTAGCTTGTTTTTCCCCCTGAAATCAGCAAGCCGTTGACAGCATACTTTATATGAAGGTCTCCCTTTTTAAGGAGAAATGAGACTAAACCTTACAGTTACGCAAATAATTAGGGAAAACTGTGCGAAAACCACAACTACACACTCTCAGAACCCAGCTTCACTATTAGCTTGTTCTTATTGTAGTTATCCACTGCATGTTTCTGTAACTGGTCAATCGAAGCAACATTTGAGCTTTAAGTCAATTGAAATTCTGTGGATTTAATATGTTCTGGTCAGAATATCGTAAGGCTCTACCAATCTGGTATGATCTTTTGGTCTATCTACTGCTGCCTTTTGAATTGTGAGATGCTACTTAATAAGAACTTGGAACGTGCTGTCCACAGTGCTCTGTTTTCttgtagtactagtttcttttgctggcTCTCTGTAGCCGCCTGATGAAAAAAACTTGGAATGGCATGGTAATTTAGGGATGCAGCTTTATCTTTGGGTGACTTGTGAAATGTTTTTCAATCTGTTTGTACATGGTACACACTTCTAGTTTTGGTGGATCCTGGGTTGTAATGGTCAAAACCACCAAAATAGTATGAATTGAAACTGAATTTGAAACCAACTAACATCAAGAtagaatttgtttttagataacGAGAACTTGTTCGACATTGGTATTGAGATTTCATAATCCGATCTGTCAGGGAAATCCGGTGATCACCCAGATTTCTAGTTTTCTGTTCAGTCATCGTGCCTACTATAAACAATAACCCATAACTAATCTATTGCATTGTCTACACTCTACATGTAAATGCTCACACTTTAGTCACTCTTTGTCCGGGCGCATCTTTAGATTAAACTTCATAGTAGCGGACAATTCGATCGTTGAGTTTCTGTGCTGGCCGTGCGTTTGGCTCCACGCGCTGCATCAGTAGATATACGTCAGGATTTTACACTGGAACAATCATCAAATGCAGCGCAAATCCAAATCTCCAATTCGGATTATTCATAGCTACAATCATTCACAGTCCTTCAGCACCTACATACCGTAGTCACTGTCTTGAACAAGTCAATCTGCTCCTTTGATGCATCTGCTATCTGTTAGACAGTTAAGGACAGAAAGTTCAGCTCATCAGCTGATGCCTGCATATACGTGAGCTCATGATCACATACTCCTGCATTGTTTCCATATACCTTGCTCATGATCGTCCAGATCACTCCTTCGGTGCAAGGCGGCGTTGTGAGGGAGCCGTCGTATCTGTAGTAGCCTGAGGTTTTGTCTATCCAGGTCGATGGATCAACAGGCTGCTTCACTTCCTCCTCACCCTTCTCTTTCCCAGCAAGACTCTTGAAGTATGGCCCCATCTTCAGACACATTTGTAAATaggaaataatttatgaaaaaacttttatatacgtatttatagttgatttaaaagctaagtctaaaaaataaactacgatgaaaaacctctcaaacaactcaaaatttaacttacaaACATAACCAAAAGTTAAAAGATAGGGGTTGGACCTCGGTCAACAATTTGCTGGGCATGCCTGCTTTGGTGCTGAGCAGCACAGAGATGACGGCTCTCGCCTTGCTGGGGTCCTCGTGAACCATGTGCATCTCTGCCTCGAACCTGCATGAATTAAATTGTTAGCACTAACCGCTGCGAAATCTGTTCGATAAGAATGCATACAAGTGCTAAGGGTATGTTtagttcgagaaaaaaaaatttttagtgtcACATTGAACGTTTAATCGGATGTCaaaagaggtttttggacacgaatgaaaaaacgaattttacagcTTGTCCGGAAACCGcgaaccgcgagacgaatcttttgaacataTTTAAT
This window harbors:
- the LOC102710150 gene encoding F-box protein At1g10780; translation: MEGGGGGTDMNSVPDGVVQHVLSMLSNVRDVAACACVCRRWRECVPYLPALFFPRNAFDTAAAAGGAADDAIGRMVASVERLRELVIYCPFSMARLPEWLSLRSASLRVLELRMDAAAADKAEDGGYLDCIGLARGLEELRLWGVSLTAAPAWGRLDRLRVLEIVGAPLEDSAVKDAIAACPNLTDLSLLGCDCSGAVSIELPLLERCRLDFLGSGNCSLSLVAPRVESLEVQGFTWITLRGDHSLRRLSIAKSTGRVYKVDTGKLPDLEHLSLRGVQWSWAAVNSVLQCARDVKHLVMKIEFCGDFDALQPFPEVDLVDFFNSHPNLRKFDIHGAMFAALCQKNSLKSLDARFCIPCLEEVLITVRSPLNAEQKLNTLESLVKYSVRLRTMVIRISQMKNCHDAADDFFEEICKFKYMNNKKVRVE